One window of Pyrus communis chromosome 12, drPyrComm1.1, whole genome shotgun sequence genomic DNA carries:
- the LOC137710054 gene encoding uncharacterized protein — MVLSWLTSSLTPPIMHVVIKCISVVKAWKALQERYAPSSHNRVIQLRGELLNLRLNDLHIADFLDKINTLADQLALSVLEALLLSAETCHLTFTLSGDTHVPAITAMVVHRGCKITASGGFVRGGGRLGAPHGGPPNPTYPNAPAGSHQGCPNEGLLGAVIVSQLLLPQSSRVPSAPTAPTSWLLYFGANTHIINDLGQLTNVQEYMGTNHVNGVNGGQGYPLGGDPFIRPE, encoded by the exons ATGGTTCTTTCTTGGCTTACCAGTTCTCTTACTCCTCCTATTATGCATGTTGTCATCAAATGCATAAGTGTTGTCAAGGCCTGGAAAGCTTTGCAGGAAAGGTATGcaccttcttctcataaccgAGTTATTCAACTTCGTGGGGAACTTCTCAATCTTCGTCTCAATGATCTTCATATTGCTGATTTTTTGGATAAAATTAATACTTTGGCTGATCAATTAGCTTTATCTG TGTTGGAAGCACTGTTGCTTAGTGCTGAAACTTGCCATCTGACCTTCACCTTGTCTGGCGACACACATGTTCCTGCCATAACTGCCATGGTTGTTCATCGTGGATGCAAGATCACTGCATCTGGTGGCTTTGTACGCGGTGGAGGCCGTCTTGGTGCTCCTCACGGTGGTCCGCCCAATCCAACTTACCCTAATGCTCCTGCTGGTTCTCATCAAGGCTGCCCTAATGAAGGTCTTCTTGGTGCAG TGATCGTCTCACAGCTCTTGCTGCCCCAATCTAGTCGTGTACCCTCAGCTCCCACTGCTCCCACCAGTTGGCTTCTGTACTTCGGAGCCAACACCCACATCATCAATGATCTTGGACAACTTACAAACGTGCAGGAGTACATGGGCACTAATCATGTTAATGGCGTTAATGGTGGTCAAG GATATCCGCTCGGAGGGGATCCTTTTATCAGGCCAGAGTAA